The Planococcus versutus genome contains a region encoding:
- a CDS encoding flagellar protein produces the protein MKANQLDNCRICGTLFFKDYTDYCLDCYKEIEEEFKLVNEFLKIEANRFADIQEVSESTTVSVKQIAEFIRDGRIYAEDFANLGYPCKHCGKVIKRQILCSDCFEDFSSKIDATLKNDKFLEETGRKRVRPKVNAQYWKIR, from the coding sequence ATGAAAGCAAATCAGCTGGATAATTGCCGGATTTGCGGCACATTATTCTTTAAAGACTACACTGATTATTGCCTGGACTGCTACAAGGAAATCGAAGAAGAATTCAAGTTAGTCAACGAATTTTTGAAAATCGAAGCCAATCGCTTTGCGGATATTCAAGAAGTCAGCGAGTCGACAACGGTCTCTGTCAAACAAATCGCCGAATTTATTCGTGACGGCCGTATTTACGCAGAGGACTTCGCCAATTTGGGTTACCCGTGTAAGCATTGTGGTAAAGTAATCAAAAGGCAGATCTTGTGCAGTGACTGTTTCGAGGATTTTTCATCGAAAATTGATGCGACATTGAAAAATGATAAATTCTTAGAAGAAACAGGAAGAAAACGAGTCAGGCCAAAGGTTAACGCACAATATTGGAAAATACGCTAA
- the flgM gene encoding flagellar biosynthesis anti-sigma factor FlgM yields MNIDKTNSSSFIQSYQKMQVAPVSKTKPLQKEDELQISNEAKAMFEKNTSVDVERQEKIQLLKAQVASGEYQVDARKVADKVHQFWFDK; encoded by the coding sequence ATGAATATCGATAAAACAAATAGTTCTTCCTTTATTCAATCTTATCAAAAAATGCAAGTGGCTCCTGTGTCAAAAACGAAGCCACTGCAAAAAGAGGACGAACTGCAAATTTCAAACGAAGCAAAAGCCATGTTCGAAAAAAACACCAGCGTGGATGTGGAAAGACAAGAAAAAATCCAACTCTTAAAAGCTCAAGTAGCATCAGGTGAATACCAAGTTGATGCTAGGAAAGTAGCCGATAAAGTTCATCAATTTTGGTTTGACAAATAA
- a CDS encoding flagellar protein FlgN produces MLNLVTNTLDELISIQKQLIRYAERKQTVLIERKVDELTELVKEESKLVKQLGQLEDERQQLVADVLEEHPGLTFSQFAEQLPDEEVKQELYSQLTTLQMLLTELQAKNKTNEKILEDSMSFVQHMITQVTKSKQQHFNYQSPATLQKPQTNNQGFFDTRA; encoded by the coding sequence ATGCTGAACTTAGTAACCAATACGCTGGACGAATTGATCAGCATACAAAAACAGCTCATCCGTTATGCCGAGCGCAAGCAGACCGTATTGATCGAACGAAAAGTCGATGAACTGACGGAGCTTGTGAAAGAAGAGTCGAAGCTGGTCAAACAGCTAGGCCAACTAGAAGACGAACGGCAGCAACTCGTAGCCGACGTGTTGGAAGAGCATCCGGGTTTAACATTTAGCCAGTTTGCCGAACAACTTCCAGATGAAGAAGTAAAACAAGAGCTCTACTCCCAATTGACAACGTTACAAATGCTTTTGACAGAGCTTCAAGCGAAAAACAAAACAAACGAAAAAATCCTTGAAGACTCGATGAGCTTTGTTCAACATATGATTACGCAAGTAACAAAATCAAAGCAACAGCATTTCAATTATCAATCACCAGCAACTTTGCAAAAACCACAAACAAACAATCAAGGCTTTTTCGATACACGAGCTTAA
- the flgK gene encoding flagellar hook-associated protein FlgK, with protein sequence MVSTFHGLELGRRGLAVGQASLTTTGQNIANVNTKGYSRQQVNSSASPSLDVWTGQGAHTGQLGTGVTIDSITRVRDSFLDQQVRDHSETLGQWQAKQTTLDRLETIINEPSTSGLNSAMDGLKSAWQDLANEPDSSAAQAIVKERAQGVVEVAQSMNKSMDSLKNELTEQTQQTVDKANGYLKQIAQLNKSIVNDGNQANDLKDKRDVLVEELSTLMSIKVDEKSNGSYSISLASNNQSLVNGEVVSEIDVQTETDGNKLYGGKLAGLSESIDIATNYQSSLNKVVKDFAQANGMSAMGGKDQSLFIGDAENFNVSELKVNYEASALKKPVATAETSEAAQRDFRKLVSQLGAQSQAATNSVTNHGAALQATENRRQSVTGVSLDEEMANLIKYQHSYNAAARLVTMTDQMLDTIINRMAAR encoded by the coding sequence ATGGTTTCTACATTTCATGGATTAGAATTAGGACGACGCGGATTAGCTGTTGGGCAAGCAAGCCTTACAACGACGGGACAAAACATTGCCAACGTTAACACAAAAGGCTATTCACGCCAACAAGTAAATTCAAGTGCTTCTCCTTCTTTAGACGTTTGGACAGGCCAAGGCGCTCATACCGGTCAACTTGGAACAGGCGTTACGATTGATTCTATTACTCGTGTACGAGACAGTTTTCTCGACCAACAAGTTCGAGACCATTCAGAAACACTTGGACAATGGCAAGCTAAACAAACAACCTTAGATCGGCTGGAAACCATCATCAACGAACCCAGCACCAGTGGTTTAAATAGCGCGATGGACGGATTGAAAAGTGCTTGGCAAGATTTGGCTAACGAACCTGACAGTTCCGCAGCACAGGCAATTGTAAAAGAACGTGCACAAGGAGTGGTTGAAGTTGCCCAATCGATGAACAAATCGATGGACAGCTTGAAAAACGAATTGACAGAGCAAACACAACAAACAGTAGATAAAGCCAATGGTTACTTAAAACAAATTGCGCAACTAAACAAAAGCATTGTGAATGATGGCAATCAGGCCAATGATTTGAAAGACAAACGCGATGTGTTAGTAGAAGAACTGTCAACACTCATGTCCATTAAAGTAGATGAAAAATCAAATGGCAGCTATTCGATTAGCCTTGCCTCAAACAATCAATCGTTGGTGAACGGCGAAGTCGTTTCTGAAATCGATGTTCAAACCGAAACAGATGGAAACAAACTTTACGGTGGCAAATTAGCCGGATTGAGTGAGTCTATAGACATCGCAACAAACTATCAAAGCAGCTTGAACAAAGTGGTGAAAGATTTTGCACAAGCAAATGGAATGTCAGCCATGGGCGGCAAAGATCAGTCGTTGTTCATCGGAGATGCTGAAAACTTTAATGTGTCTGAGCTAAAAGTAAACTACGAAGCGAGTGCTCTGAAAAAACCGGTGGCGACAGCAGAAACCTCTGAAGCTGCACAACGTGATTTCAGAAAACTAGTAAGTCAATTAGGCGCACAAAGTCAGGCAGCAACCAACTCGGTTACCAATCATGGAGCGGCTCTGCAAGCGACAGAAAATCGTAGACAGTCCGTTACAGGTGTTTCACTTGATGAAGAAATGGCCAATTTGATTAAATATCAGCATTCATATAATGCGGCAGCGCGTTTAGTAACAATGACGGATCAAATGCTTGATACCATCATCAACCGAATGGCTGCCCGGTAA
- the flgL gene encoding flagellar hook-associated protein FlgL, with protein MRVTQQMLNQNAIRNMSQNLSRFEKTNNQVASGKLLHRPSDDPNGVSKAMNLKSTLATNAQFERNTGEAKLWMDETSQNIDSMVNAMQRVREFAVQGNNGTYSEVDRAAMDAEIGELTEHIRQLANAKVNGKSLFNGQKTNQLPFPEKGNFATDSTELVAKTFTIGEGINIQSSVLPDQLFGASEDATNLFRTLESISADLKAGTSIDLEKIDAGIDRLLTVGAENGARQNRMEAVENRLLDSNLQIKSMLSRVEDIDYAEAMIKLKSEESIYQASLAATSKIIQPSLMDFLR; from the coding sequence ATGAGAGTTACACAACAGATGCTTAACCAAAATGCCATACGCAATATGAGCCAAAACTTGAGCCGCTTTGAAAAAACCAACAACCAAGTAGCGAGCGGCAAACTTCTTCACCGCCCGTCAGACGACCCGAATGGTGTTAGCAAAGCGATGAACTTGAAAAGTACGCTTGCAACCAATGCACAATTCGAGCGAAACACAGGAGAAGCCAAACTGTGGATGGACGAAACCAGTCAAAATATTGACTCCATGGTAAACGCCATGCAGCGAGTTCGCGAATTTGCTGTTCAAGGCAATAACGGCACGTATTCAGAAGTTGACCGTGCAGCGATGGATGCCGAAATCGGAGAATTGACAGAGCACATTCGCCAATTGGCCAATGCAAAAGTGAATGGCAAGTCATTATTCAATGGCCAAAAAACAAATCAACTGCCTTTTCCTGAAAAAGGAAATTTTGCAACTGACAGCACAGAGCTTGTGGCTAAAACGTTCACCATCGGAGAAGGCATCAACATTCAATCGAGTGTCTTGCCAGATCAACTGTTTGGAGCTTCAGAAGACGCCACTAATCTTTTCCGCACACTCGAAAGCATATCTGCTGATTTGAAGGCTGGAACTTCCATCGATTTGGAAAAAATCGATGCTGGAATCGACCGTTTGTTGACAGTCGGTGCTGAGAACGGAGCCAGACAAAACCGCATGGAAGCAGTAGAAAATCGATTACTAGACAGTAACCTTCAAATCAAATCGATGTTGTCGAGAGTAGAAGACATCGATTACGCAGAAGCCATGATCAAGTTAAAAAGTGAAGAAAGCATCTACCAAGCAAGTCTCGCTGCAACATCAAAAATCATTCAACCCAGTTTGATGGACTTTTTGAGATAA
- a CDS encoding flagellar hook-basal body protein, with amino-acid sequence MNIQMNTASNTMSELQKKIDLIGNNIANVNTTGYKRQEASFSDALVQSIEKQVGQKNEVGRTTPFGLRVGAGAILSQTAVRNEQGSIRQTDRPLDFMIQGESAYFRVASEENTFYTKDGSFQVQPVPNSNQVSLVTATGDAVLGADNQPILFGADYKDIQLAGNGSLTISYKDSTNPPTEIQMGIAQINRQNALEKIGENRFRLIGTEAEQVANGNLQLIDLSQQTNGTIGIKQGALEMSNVDLADEMTELITTQRLFQSQGRAISYADDMMGLVNTIKG; translated from the coding sequence TTGAATATCCAAATGAATACAGCAAGTAACACGATGAGCGAGCTGCAAAAAAAAATAGATTTGATTGGTAACAATATAGCGAACGTCAACACGACTGGCTATAAACGACAAGAAGCCAGTTTTTCAGATGCACTTGTTCAGTCAATCGAAAAACAAGTAGGTCAAAAAAATGAAGTGGGACGTACGACGCCTTTTGGCTTACGCGTCGGAGCTGGAGCGATTCTTTCGCAAACTGCCGTTCGAAACGAACAAGGATCTATTCGACAAACCGATCGCCCACTGGATTTTATGATTCAAGGCGAATCTGCTTATTTTCGTGTAGCGTCTGAAGAGAATACCTTTTATACAAAAGATGGATCGTTTCAAGTTCAACCCGTTCCAAATTCAAATCAAGTAAGCTTGGTCACGGCTACTGGCGATGCTGTCTTAGGAGCTGATAATCAGCCAATTCTTTTTGGCGCTGACTACAAAGATATCCAATTAGCTGGAAATGGATCGTTAACAATTTCCTATAAAGATTCCACTAACCCGCCTACTGAAATCCAAATGGGGATTGCCCAAATAAACAGACAGAATGCGTTAGAAAAAATAGGTGAAAACCGATTCCGCTTAATCGGTACTGAAGCTGAGCAAGTAGCAAACGGCAATTTGCAGCTAATCGATTTGTCTCAACAAACAAATGGAACGATTGGCATTAAGCAAGGTGCGCTGGAAATGTCGAATGTTGACTTAGCCGATGAAATGACTGAACTGATCACAACTCAGCGATTATTCCAATCACAAGGAAGAGCCATTTCGTATGCAGATGACATGATGGGCTTGGTTAATACCATTAAAGGATAA
- a CDS encoding flagellar hook-basal body protein: MFRGLYTATSGMMANNRQQQILTNNLSNANTPGFKEDQTVFRAFPEQLIKAIEGGKKGTIVSQNIGTLTTGVYTQEGIPSFLQGPLRETENSTDMALLDELLPLNPDTQTKGSMVFAVTAENGETRYTKNGTFAVDTEGYLTTSEGFAVLGENLQRIQVGSTDFTVQENGQVVLADGTRENRLWIGYTDNSDQFVKEGQNLLRWAGNPEALPQFVDTVDLLEGTENFLKQGFVEQSNVDLTKTMTDMMTTYRGFESNQKVIQAYDRSMEKAVNEIGRV, from the coding sequence ATGTTTCGTGGGTTATATACTGCTACATCAGGCATGATGGCTAACAATAGACAGCAACAAATATTGACAAATAATCTTTCTAATGCGAATACTCCTGGTTTTAAAGAAGACCAAACCGTATTCCGCGCTTTTCCTGAACAGCTGATTAAAGCAATTGAAGGCGGTAAAAAAGGTACAATAGTCTCACAAAATATTGGTACTTTAACAACTGGTGTCTACACCCAAGAAGGAATTCCCTCTTTTCTTCAAGGTCCTTTAAGAGAAACAGAAAATTCAACAGACATGGCATTGCTAGATGAACTATTGCCTTTGAATCCTGACACTCAAACTAAAGGTTCGATGGTTTTTGCTGTCACTGCAGAAAATGGAGAGACACGTTATACCAAAAATGGCACTTTTGCTGTAGACACTGAAGGATATTTAACGACTAGCGAAGGTTTTGCTGTTTTAGGAGAAAATTTACAACGCATACAAGTCGGTTCAACTGATTTTACTGTACAAGAAAATGGGCAAGTTGTGTTAGCTGATGGCACACGGGAAAACCGTTTATGGATCGGCTATACTGACAATTCTGATCAATTTGTAAAAGAAGGTCAAAATCTCTTGCGCTGGGCAGGTAATCCAGAAGCGCTTCCTCAGTTTGTCGATACCGTCGATTTGCTTGAGGGGACGGAGAACTTTCTTAAACAAGGGTTTGTTGAACAGTCGAATGTTGATTTGACGAAAACCATGACAGACATGATGACCACATACCGTGGTTTTGAATCGAACCAAAAAGTAATTCAAGCTTATGATCGCAGCATGGAAAAAGCCGTCAATGAAATTGGACGTGTCTAG
- the flgB gene encoding flagellar basal body rod protein FlgB produces the protein MNIFPKSLESMEQALSASTLRQRVHSANIANVDTANYKSKKVDFQASLNTAITNQGLSSYKTSDRHLSFSNESSNSTTKVLTNNSTQYNHNGNNVDMDVEMAELAKNQLWYNAVTERVNGKLNSLSSVINGGR, from the coding sequence ATGAATATATTCCCTAAATCATTAGAATCTATGGAACAAGCTTTATCTGCTTCGACACTTCGTCAACGTGTTCATTCAGCCAATATTGCAAATGTTGATACGGCTAATTACAAAAGTAAAAAAGTCGATTTTCAAGCATCATTAAATACAGCAATAACTAATCAGGGTCTTTCGAGCTACAAGACAAGTGATCGTCATTTGTCTTTTAGTAATGAATCTTCAAACTCAACTACCAAAGTACTGACGAATAATTCTACTCAATACAACCACAATGGCAATAATGTCGATATGGATGTAGAAATGGCAGAACTGGCGAAAAACCAATTATGGTATAACGCGGTTACGGAACGAGTCAACGGCAAACTCAACAGTCTCAGTTCAGTAATTAATGGAGGGAGATAG
- the flgC gene encoding flagellar basal body rod protein FlgC gives MSLFNGFNISASGLTANRLRMDVVSANIANANTNRAELVDGEWMPYRRKTVELSQSDVSPFANQLQSVMNRGNHAVSGVKASEIREDNTPFTLNYDPDHPDAGEDGYVRTSNVDPLKEMVDLMSATRSYEANVTALNASKSMFMKALEIGK, from the coding sequence ATGAGTTTATTTAATGGCTTTAACATTAGTGCTTCCGGGCTAACAGCAAATCGTCTTCGTATGGACGTTGTCTCGGCTAATATTGCCAACGCCAACACAAATCGTGCCGAACTGGTAGATGGCGAATGGATGCCTTATCGCCGAAAAACGGTAGAGCTGTCGCAAAGCGATGTATCTCCTTTTGCTAATCAATTGCAGTCGGTCATGAACCGAGGCAATCATGCAGTAAGCGGTGTCAAAGCTTCAGAAATCAGAGAAGACAACACACCTTTCACATTAAACTACGATCCAGATCATCCAGATGCAGGAGAAGACGGCTATGTACGAACTTCGAATGTGGATCCTTTAAAAGAAATGGTCGATTTGATGTCTGCGACGCGTTCATACGAAGCGAACGTCACCGCATTGAATGCATCCAAAAGCATGTTTATGAAAGCTTTGGAAATCGGGAAATAA
- the fliE gene encoding flagellar hook-basal body complex protein FliE, with translation MEKISGIQTPFIQNQLFDKVKPDNKVEGFGEIFKDALKEVSKAQNESDKLTNQLVTGEVQDVHEVMIASQKASLSLQMTMQVRNKVVEAYQEVMRMQV, from the coding sequence ATGGAAAAAATTAGCGGAATTCAAACGCCTTTTATTCAAAACCAATTATTCGACAAAGTGAAGCCAGACAACAAAGTTGAAGGGTTCGGGGAAATATTCAAAGATGCGTTGAAAGAAGTAAGCAAAGCACAAAATGAATCAGATAAATTAACCAATCAGTTGGTGACAGGAGAAGTTCAAGATGTGCACGAAGTGATGATTGCGTCACAAAAAGCTAGCTTGTCGTTGCAGATGACGATGCAAGTACGCAATAAGGTTGTTGAGGCTTACCAAGAAGTAATGAGAATGCAAGTATGA
- the fliF gene encoding flagellar basal-body MS-ring/collar protein FliF produces the protein MKEKFLAYKLKLSESWTSFSPVTKWSVIGSFFITLIILAVFVFFSNQSNFSVLYSDLSAAEAGEIKVAIEEQAIPVEVSADGKTISVPEEHLANLKVSLAAEGIPKNGNVNYGTFSENMGLGMTDRHFDVVERDAMQNELAYLIEQIDGVTEANVMITLPKENIWITDEEQTSTASIVIKGDSTLQLDQKQINGLYHLISKSVPSLPAEQIVIMDQNGQVFEVQDANQVDTNLSAYQQHREIQKGIEQDIQRELQQMLGLLLGQDKVVVSVMASIDFTKEKREEKLVEPVDLEKFEGLDISVERIVETYSSEGTVVEDAAGTGETEVANYPGADGAGNSKSERTEERINSEVNRINRQIEKSPYVIDDITINVGVEPPVAENPASLTQENITDISNLLKNAVSTSLSMNDFRATDIELEDRISVFATEFQGRPAIEDEKPETTFLAGIPTALILAVAGAIILLLVIVIALIMRRKKKNQTNLEEAEYSFEGFEKALAKSNQVEIEDEEIDLSEFSNRSNPKRKTIEKLAKGRPEDFTKLLRSWMADD, from the coding sequence ATGAAAGAGAAGTTTTTAGCATATAAATTGAAGCTGAGTGAGTCATGGACTAGTTTTTCTCCTGTAACCAAATGGTCTGTTATTGGCTCTTTTTTTATCACCTTGATTATTCTGGCTGTTTTCGTTTTCTTTAGCAATCAATCCAATTTTTCTGTCTTGTATTCAGATTTATCAGCGGCTGAAGCTGGCGAAATTAAAGTAGCTATCGAAGAACAAGCAATTCCAGTAGAGGTGTCAGCAGATGGTAAAACCATCAGTGTGCCAGAAGAACATTTGGCTAATTTAAAAGTGAGTTTAGCAGCAGAAGGCATACCGAAAAATGGCAATGTCAATTATGGAACATTCAGTGAAAATATGGGGCTTGGTATGACGGACCGCCATTTTGACGTAGTAGAACGAGATGCTATGCAAAATGAGCTGGCGTATTTGATTGAACAAATTGATGGCGTGACAGAAGCAAACGTCATGATTACATTGCCAAAAGAAAACATTTGGATTACCGATGAAGAACAGACATCTACAGCTTCCATTGTGATCAAAGGTGATTCGACACTGCAATTAGATCAGAAACAAATTAACGGGCTTTATCATTTAATCAGTAAGTCAGTTCCAAGTTTACCAGCTGAACAAATTGTCATTATGGATCAAAATGGCCAAGTTTTTGAAGTGCAAGATGCTAATCAAGTGGATACGAATTTGTCGGCGTATCAACAACACCGCGAAATTCAAAAAGGCATCGAGCAAGATATTCAACGTGAATTGCAGCAAATGCTTGGATTGTTACTGGGACAAGATAAAGTGGTTGTTTCTGTTATGGCAAGTATCGATTTTACAAAAGAAAAACGAGAAGAGAAATTGGTAGAACCTGTTGATCTTGAAAAGTTCGAAGGATTAGATATTAGTGTGGAACGAATTGTCGAAACGTATTCAAGTGAAGGTACAGTTGTTGAAGACGCAGCAGGAACCGGCGAAACCGAAGTTGCCAATTACCCAGGTGCAGACGGAGCTGGTAATAGCAAATCGGAACGAACAGAAGAGCGGATTAACAGTGAAGTAAACCGGATCAATCGACAAATCGAGAAAAGTCCTTACGTGATTGATGACATTACCATTAATGTAGGAGTGGAACCACCTGTTGCTGAAAACCCAGCTAGCTTAACGCAAGAAAACATTACGGATATTAGTAATTTGTTAAAAAACGCTGTTAGTACGTCATTGAGTATGAACGATTTTAGAGCAACAGATATCGAATTGGAAGACCGAATTTCAGTTTTTGCAACCGAATTCCAAGGACGTCCGGCAATTGAAGATGAAAAACCAGAAACGACGTTTTTAGCAGGGATTCCGACGGCTCTCATTCTAGCTGTTGCTGGTGCAATTATATTGTTATTGGTTATTGTTATCGCATTAATAATGCGACGTAAAAAGAAAAACCAAACCAATTTAGAAGAAGCGGAATATAGTTTTGAAGGATTTGAAAAAGCGTTAGCTAAATCAAATCAAGTAGAAATCGAAGATGAAGAAATCGACTTATCAGAGTTTAGCAATCGATCAAATCCGAAACGCAAAACGATTGAAAAATTGGCTAAAGGGCGACCTGAAGACTTTACAAAATTGTTGCGGTCATGGATGGCAGATGACTAG
- the fliG gene encoding flagellar motor switch protein FliG, giving the protein MVRGIHELTGIQKVAILLVGLGPEVSIEIFKQLTEPEIDQLTMEISNVRQLKNSQTERVINEFYEMILAQDYMNEGGLVYARNILEQALGKDKAMDTISRLSNRLQVKPFSFARKADPNQILNILQHEQAQTIALVLSYLDAKQSSKILAELPSGKQAEVARRIALMESTSPDVIHQVEQILERKLTATGSQDYTATGGVEAIVRVLSNVDRSTEKSILGELEKDNPELVSEIKKRMFVFEDIVKLESRSVQRIVREVSDADLTFALKVASEEVKDSIYQNMSTRRAETIHEEIEVMGPVKLKDVENAQTNIVGLIRSMEEKGEIDVSRGGGEEIIV; this is encoded by the coding sequence ATGGTTAGAGGAATACATGAGTTGACAGGGATTCAAAAAGTAGCCATTTTATTGGTTGGTTTGGGACCTGAAGTTTCTATTGAAATATTTAAGCAATTGACAGAGCCAGAAATTGATCAACTGACGATGGAAATTTCCAATGTCCGGCAGCTGAAAAACAGCCAAACGGAAAGAGTCATTAATGAATTTTATGAAATGATTCTAGCACAGGATTATATGAATGAGGGCGGGTTAGTTTATGCCCGAAACATTCTCGAGCAAGCACTGGGAAAAGACAAAGCGATGGACACGATCAGCCGTTTGTCGAACCGACTTCAAGTAAAGCCATTTAGTTTTGCTCGAAAAGCTGACCCCAATCAGATTTTGAATATTCTTCAACACGAACAAGCGCAAACCATTGCGTTAGTGCTGTCTTATTTAGACGCCAAACAATCATCTAAAATCTTGGCAGAGCTGCCAAGTGGAAAACAAGCAGAAGTTGCAAGACGCATTGCTTTAATGGAAAGTACTTCACCAGACGTTATTCATCAAGTCGAGCAAATTTTGGAGCGCAAGCTGACTGCGACTGGCAGCCAAGATTATACCGCGACTGGAGGAGTCGAAGCAATTGTTCGTGTGTTGAGCAATGTGGACCGAAGTACAGAAAAATCTATTTTGGGCGAACTTGAAAAAGACAATCCCGAATTGGTTTCAGAAATCAAGAAACGGATGTTTGTTTTTGAGGACATTGTCAAACTTGAAAGTCGTTCTGTTCAACGAATTGTTCGTGAAGTCAGCGATGCTGATTTGACATTTGCATTGAAAGTAGCAAGCGAAGAAGTAAAAGACAGTATTTATCAAAATATGTCGACACGTCGAGCAGAGACTATCCATGAAGAAATCGAAGTTATGGGTCCTGTGAAACTAAAAGATGTGGAAAATGCGCAAACAAATATTGTTGGCTTGATTCGAAGTATGGAAGAAAAAGGGGAAATTGATGTGTCGCGTGGAGGAGGAGAAGAAATAATTGTCTAA
- a CDS encoding FliH/SctL family protein: protein MSNIIRLSQPLSEETKVIQTRKIETKKTVYRDQESDPRQQRQQLLQEINELESRRKQLQTQILSDQQNAQSEIDNWWQEKQKESQQHAERVEQQAKQQGFQTGFTQGLEQAEQDSVEKRLEMTHLLEVAYEEQANIIQQAEPFLLSLSVTIAEKVIHNELTQDTQQLVSIIQHALKQVEEVEDVTMQVSPKDYPIILPFLEELKTYIKADSELKLVPVANLTTGGCRIHTASGSYDAMIDNQLEEIKNQLLAYCEEKTNDELVGR, encoded by the coding sequence TTGTCTAATATCATTCGGCTTTCTCAACCCCTTTCTGAAGAAACAAAAGTCATTCAAACACGTAAAATCGAAACTAAAAAAACTGTTTATAGGGATCAAGAATCAGATCCGAGACAGCAACGTCAGCAGTTGCTTCAAGAAATCAATGAGTTGGAATCTCGACGTAAACAATTGCAAACTCAGATTTTAAGCGACCAGCAAAATGCACAAAGTGAAATCGATAACTGGTGGCAAGAAAAACAAAAAGAATCGCAACAGCATGCAGAAAGAGTCGAACAACAAGCCAAGCAACAAGGGTTTCAGACGGGGTTTACACAAGGCCTGGAACAAGCAGAGCAAGACAGTGTTGAAAAAAGGTTGGAAATGACTCATTTATTGGAAGTCGCTTACGAAGAACAAGCGAACATTATCCAGCAGGCAGAACCTTTCTTGCTGTCACTGAGTGTGACGATTGCCGAAAAAGTGATTCACAATGAACTGACACAAGATACACAGCAGCTAGTGAGTATTATTCAGCATGCATTAAAGCAAGTAGAAGAAGTAGAAGACGTCACCATGCAAGTTTCTCCTAAAGATTATCCAATTATTCTTCCGTTTTTAGAAGAATTGAAAACGTACATTAAAGCCGATTCAGAACTAAAACTAGTTCCTGTAGCGAACTTAACAACAGGTGGCTGCAGAATTCATACAGCAAGTGGATCTTATGACGCGATGATCGATAATCAGTTAGAAGAAATCAAAAATCAATTGCTTGCTTACTGTGAGGAGAAAACCAACGATGAACTTGTGGGAAGGTGA